DNA sequence from the Salifodinibacter halophilus genome:
GCGTAATACGCCACATGATCCTCATCGAGCTCACTGTGCCGTTCGCCGGAGATCGTCAGCACACCATTGGTCACGGCCAGATGGATATCATCCTGGCGAACACCCGGCACCTCGCAGCGAATCACCAGATCATTCCCTTGAGCGAAAATATCGGCTAGCGGAATATAAGCGTGCGAGTGCGCGGCGGCACCGCTATTGGCGGCGCTGGCGTCGCCCCCACTGTGCTGCAACATGAACTGTGTCTGCGCACGATTCATCTCACTCATGAAATCCATGAAGCCGCGGAACGGTTTATGCTCTCGACGGCTGGA
Encoded proteins:
- a CDS encoding Hsp20/alpha crystallin family protein — protein: MAKKTSSSSRREHKPFRGFMDFMSEMNRAQTQFMLQHSGGDASAANSGAAAHSHAYIPLADIFAQGNDLVIRCEVPGVRQDDIHLAVTNGVLTISGERHSELDEDHVAYYARERSYGDFRRDMMLPDGVKSNDVTAHTHNGLLEIVIAGGAASKTNDISITAKGDS